A window of Eucalyptus grandis isolate ANBG69807.140 chromosome 4, ASM1654582v1, whole genome shotgun sequence genomic DNA:
ATGAGAATCGGCCACGAACCTCGTTAGActtggtaaggaaaaaaaaatcacttttttaaaattataaaaaattgtccacattaacATCAGTCAGAAATCACATGAgcgaatgaactcaattggcaaattatcaaaaggtttaaaacctAATTGGCAAAactaaaagatttatgactaaaataataaatttgtaaaatgtttaagacaTAATTGACAAAGTTACAAAAGGTTCGGAACTTTCGCACAATTTTCTCCAGCTTTGCTAGACATAATGAACAATACACGCAAATGTGCAGAcaatgaacaaaagagaaacaaattaAGCAAGAGTAATGAGACGAATGATATTTGATTAAGCTACCTCCCAAGATTACCTTTTCACTAACTAAATATCGGAATCACATCATGAAATCCAATTTGTGATCATCATATAGAATGAACGGAACAATACGATTTGTAAAATCTTCTAAAATCGAACGTAAAACACAAAATTAACTATTTAGGTGGTAAATAAGCAAAAAATTTTGCTTGTTCCAACTTCTAGTGATAATGTGTTTAATAAATCACTTATCATTAGCTATAAGATCCTCTCATCATAACTCACCTAGCTCCCAACATCATTAGTGTACAGGTTCAATTACAACGTACCTCTATTTACGAGAGAATGTGATCTTATCTCCACTGATTCACTTTTTTGTTGTTAAATCTAGCCAAATCAAGTCGTGACAAATCCATCTAACTTATTTAGGTTCCAGTCAATTTTCGTTAAAAATGATTAGGATATTTCCGTATCTGACTTGATTCTCCATATTTCTAATTTCATTATTGTACAATCGATCTAATTGATGGTAATGGATAATGTACATCATATACTATGCCTACAAATACCTCATGTTGgagaaattatataattttcttctcttctgcatATATTTTATCTGTTCTAATTAGGTTCATCTCTtccgaacaaaaaaataaaaataggctCATGTCCAATTCAGCTCTCCATTAGGCAAGTCCAAATCCAAGTTAATTGTGAGAAATCTCTATCTTAACTATCACtataattatatttcatttcataTATAACTAACCGTTTGTTTGTTCCGCAAAAAATGAGTattttgaatattattttcttaaaaatgattatttctatcatttacaaaaatgaacaaaaaagatTTCATTGTTTACAAAAATGTTTAGCAAAAATGTTTAggcataaattattgtcgattcATTAACTAAACATTTCAAGCGATACAAGTGActgtttttatgaaattatttttcaaatcatttattttccttgaaacaaACGGAGTCTTAATATTAAGTCTATTTCTCTAGGCTTATAATTTATTTAGCAAATGTTATTTCATACTTAAGTTGCTTAGGAAAAACAAGCGATTAATCAATTAACAAGTAACTATACAATGTTTTGCTATGAttgatttgttattttcttccaaattaatttcaaattataGAAAGATTTTCGTAAAAAGGACTTGCAAATTggtttaaaaagttataaaaattattatgttaagtttgtttttcttccaaattattttttcgacTTTTGGTTAGAGTTGTGTAAATTGTCAACGAGACTTGAGAAGTATTTCTAGTAAATTGATGATGTTAATCATCAAGGCAAAAACATGTTTTTAAAGTTATTGAAATTACAACAGAAATTGCAACTATAATTAACAGTCTAGTTatctaatgatttttttttttttgctcactgagtgaatttttctataatttctataattaataTTGCAGCCTACCTTGTTACCTTTATTAACTGGGTCTTGCTTCCAAAAATTGAGTACCAACCCTAACAAGGGAAGTTACAAGTTCTAAGTCTGGAACTCATCCATTGTGGAATCGATCTAGTCGGGTCTCGTGCTCCATGCCCATATGTATTTCACTTGCTTATCTTAGTGTGCTAGATATggtttaaaaagttataaaaattattatgttaagtttgttttcttccaaattattttttcgacTTTTGGTTAGAGTTGTGTAAATTGTCAACGAGACTTGAGAAGTATTTCTAGTAAATTGATGATGTTAACATCAAGGCAAAAACATGTTTTTAAAGTTATTGAAATTACAACTGAAATTGCAACTATAATTAACAGTCTAGTTatctaatgatttttttttttttttgctcactgagtgaatttttctataatttctataattaataTTGCAGCCTACCTTGTTACCTTTATTAACTGGGTCTTGCTTCCAAAAATTGAGTACCAACCCTAACAAGGGAAGTTACAAGTTCTAAGTCTGGAACTCATCCATTGTGGAATCGATCTAGTCAGGTCTCGTGCTCCATGCCCATATGTATTTCACTTGCTTATCTTAGTGTGCTAGATATTTGTTAAGTTTTTCTCTATTAGCTATAGTACGATATTTACTTGATTCTTCATGTCTTTTAGGATTATGCATACATCCTCATTGATTATGAATACccttgattgattataattgatattATGTTCATCCTATCAGTTTAAAAAGTAATCTAATAAGACCTATAAATTGCCTCAtgtttttttatcaataaatcGAATACAAAAATTCCATATTTCACTCTTTCGCATATTTTTTCTCGAACTTCTAAAAATAAGACGTAACATACAAATCCTTCCAAACGACAAACCGAAAATGCAGCAACCTAGAAAGGCACGAAAGAATATCGAAATTCTGAAAAGAGAGGAGTCATGGAAAACGTGCCACTGAAAGAAAATTAAGTTCTACTTGTTTTTCCGATaataaacaatttgaaaattattttttttataaaatgattatttatattacttaaaataattagtcaattaaaaatatttttattattgataacaatttacatttaaatattttctggataatgaaaatatattttgttcattcattttcgtAAAATGACACAACCGATcgtttttaaggaaaatatttttaattatttttcgtaaaacaaaTTAAGCCTAAGTTGTAAGTTGCATTCATAATGCAAATGTCGGGGTTGGGCTAATGCTCGCCCAAACTCCCCTCAAATTCGACAATTGAGGTACATTGGGGTCTTTGGGTCTAGACACAATGAACAATGCACAAAAAATTACAGACgatgaacaaaatgaacgaCCTTTGATTAAATTACCTCCTAACATTACCTTATAGCTAACAAAACACTAGGGCTATGTTTTGTCATTTAGATTTCTAACTTCTAAGATAGGATTAGATAAGCTACGATAGGAAATCTAGGAGACTTTGCTATATCTCATCCCTCATTTGGTGAGTAAAGCAATAAAGTTGAATGtatattgtttggtataaacaatatatcaatataaatgaaacaaaaattttacaataGAAATGAGAGAAATTTCTCATGACATTCTTgcatactttatttttatttgctttttattttattttctctatttttaattaatttattttttatttctttcttccacttttatcattctctaataaaattttatcaaatagaaaaatgtactaatatacctaaaatatgtaataatatatttatttattgaatttatattataaggtaaaattaaattcaaatatatcaatgcaaaaggattaaattgaaaaaaaaaatttttttttttttttgttattgtaaatttcttatattagaattcaaatattatttattttgaaatataattttaaatttgttaatttaagaaatttgttatttgagaaaaattactttcctattatggatattaaaaaTCTTATTCACATTTTTCACAcctcccccatgggataattttatccggccCATATTCCatttatatttgactttatcctatcttaaaTAGGCAACAAatgcatgatatgatttatcttatcatgaattttatctCGACCACCAAACGTAGCTTAGAATCACATTATGAAATCGATTCGCGAACCTCTCAATCATCATATATCATAAACGGAAGGACACAAATTCGTAAAATCTTCCAAAACCGAACTTCAAACACAAAATGTAACTATTTGGGTGgtaaatataagaaaatttgtGCTTGTTCCAATTTCAAGTGATAGTAAACTAATATATATGTAATAACATCCTCTCATCATAACTCACCTAGCTCACAACAGAGTACGTGACAATGTGatcttatttctatttattcACTTTTTTGGCagcaaaatcaaataacaaataccTATTCGTGGGCAGCCGCGTTGGTATTCATTTTCCCCTAGTTCGATGCAGTCaagagttcgaatccccacgTTACTAGCGATTTAAGTGGGGGGCCCTAGCGGTGGGTTGTTAGGTCATTTCCCTGAGGTATAGTTGTTGTTAGGCCTCCACTGTGGAGACCCATGAGACCTCAGATCGGCATAAGCCGACAAGGACATGCCCTGGCGGATCCtcgatcaccaaaaaaaaaaaaaaatcaaatgacaaATTCGTTGATTTCATTAAGATCCCCATTCTTTCCTTTTAGAGTTAATTAGGATATTTACCATATATGCCTCAATTCTCCGTAATTCTAGTTAAATTATTGTGCAATCGATCTTGATTGACGATGATGGATACTGTTATGTACCCATCCTTTAAAGCATATAAATACCTCATTTTACAAGAAATTATACAGTTGCCTTCTCTATTAATTAGGTTCATCTCCAATTCGGCTCTCCATTGGTCAAAAGTTCGATCTCTCCAAGCTACTTTTGTACGAGAAGAACTCAGAAATGCCTCAATTCACCGCAATCACCTTCATCTTTCTCACTCTTTGCACAGCAACAATAGCAAAGCCTGCTAAATTTAAGCTTGATCattcatcattatcatcatcttcttcatcttcctcttcttcaagtACTAAGAATTACACTTATGTTTGTGACGCCTCGCGCTATGCAAGCCTCGGCCTCAACATGTCGGCTTTCTCGTTCTGCGACGCCTCGCTGACCTACGAGGAGCGAGCCAAGGATCTGGCGAAGCGGATGGTCCTCCATGAGAAGGTCCGGCAGCTCGGCAACGGCGCCTACGGCGTCCCGAGGCTAGGGCTTCCCAAGTACGAGTGGTGGTCCGAGGCGCTCCACGGCGTCTCCAACGTGGGCCCCGGGACCTTCTTCGACGACGTCGTCCCCGGCGCGACGAGCTTCCCCACTGTCATCCTCACGGCCGCCGCCTTCAACGAGTCTCTTTGGAAAAGCATCGGCCAGGTGAGCGGAAAGTTCCCCCCGCATAATTACCATATATATGCGCATGAGTCTAGATAGACGTACTCAAAATTCAATCAACCATCGACGTTAGAGGCTAAAAAAACATCCATTGTGCCTGTAACGTTAAAACACAGGCTGTTTCGACGGAAGCGAGAGCGATGTACAACCTCGGACGGGCCGGACTGACGTTCTGGAGCCCGACCATCAACGTCGTACGAGACCCCCGGTGGGGGCGAGCGCTGGAGACCCCTGGGGAGGACCCTTTCGTGGTCGGGAGGTACGCCGTCGACTACGTCAGGGGCCTGCAAGACGTGGAGGGAGCCGACCACCACCGCACCGCCGACCCGAACCAGAGGCCCCTCAAGGTCTCCTCGTGCTGCAAGCACTACGCCGCGTACGACGTCGAAAACTGGTTGGGGGTCGATCGCTACCATTTCGACGCGAGGGTAATCATCGGCACGAAAGAAAAACCTCCCTTTCCCTCTTCCGCATTGACATGGCAAAGCCGAAGATCTTACGTTTCGTGGCTTCTTCCTTCAGGTGCGCCAGCAAGACATGGAGGAGACGTTCCTCCGGCCGTTCGAGATGTGCGTGAAGGAGGGCGACGTTAGCAGCGTCATGTGCTCGTTCAACCGGGTCGACGGAATTCCGACGTGCGCCGATCCGAACCTCTTGAAGGACACGATCAGAGGGGAGTGGGATCTTCACGGGTATATAATAGAtcgaaaaattagaaaacagcCTCGACCCTTTtcctaatttttcattttgttcatcgAAGATTTATttactaaacttttttttttttttataaaatgattcAGGTATATAGTCGCCGATTGCGACTCTATTCAAGTCATGGTGGATGACCACAAGTTCCTCAACGACACAAACGAGGACGCCGTGGCACGAACGCTTAAAGCAGGCTAGTTTTTGGCTAAAccccttatttatttatttatttattttaatttatcgaTTCAGTTAATTATTTCTGTTATTATGGTGGTgcatgtgcaattttttttaaattttttttactataataGATTTAGACTTGGATTGTGAAGTTTTACTACACCAAATAGTTTTGGCTAAACCCccttatttttttcccaatttatcgatttatttgattatttgtttcgataatttgcataatttattaTAATGGTGTACctgcattttaattttcatttttactatAATATATTTGGACTTGGATTGTGGAGTTCACTACACTAATAGTTTTGGCTAAaaccttcatttttttcttttccaatgtATTGATTCACTTgattatttgtttaatttattatggaaaaaatatgcattttcccccttttttgtgGTTGCTATAACAGGTTTGGACTTGGACTGTGGAGTTTACTACACGAATTTCACGCCCGGCGCGGTGGCAGCAGGGaaggtgagggagagagaaatcgATACGTCGTTGAAGTATCTCTACGTCGTGCTCATGAGGCTGGGGTTCTTTGATGGAAGTCCCGAGTTCAAATCTCTTGGCAAGGACGATATTTGCACCAAGGCGAACCTCCAGCTAGCCGCTCGGGCAGCTAAGGAAGGGATTGTTCTCTTGAAAAATAACTGGACGCTCCCTCTCAGCCCTCACCAAGCCCGAAACATAGCCGTCGTCGGCCCTCACGCCAACGCCACCGAGGCGATGATCGGGAACTATGCCGGTACATGACCCGAGTTTATGAGTTCATGTGCTGCTATCATCGGGGCAATAGTTTTGATCTCTTTGTGATCTTTATAACTGAAATTCAGGTGTCCCATGCCGATTCACCGCGCCCATCGACGGCTTCTCCAGGTACGGGGTGGTGACGTACAAGGCGGGGTGCGCGGACATCGCTTGCAAGAACGAGAGCTTCATTTTCCCGGCCATGAAAGCTGCCAAGCGCGCGGACGCGACGGTGATCTTGGCGGGACTGGACCTGTCGGTGGAGGCCGAGGCTTTGGACCGGACCGACCTCGTCCTTCCCGGGTACCAGCCTCAGCTCATCAATCAAGTGGCGGAGGTCGCCAAAGGCCCCGTCGTCCTCGTGATTCTATCGGCCGGCGGCGTCGACATCTCGTTTGCGAAGGAGAATCCAAATATTGGCGGCATCTTGTGGGCTGGATATCCCGGAGAGGAAGGGGGCCGAGCTATCGCGGATGTTGTCTTCGGCCACTATAATCCCGGTAAATAGGAAATTGTTCTaccatatcttttcttttcttttctttttcttgtttgttcatAATGCTACCATATCAAAgtttatatattttgaattatacTTTTTACTAAATCTAAACTCTggcaatgcatatatatattaacgtatcttaaattcaaaacaaatgaatctATCCCGACATGTTGAAAGTGgataatttcatatattttttatggAAAGCTAGAAAAGAAAGGTAATTTTCTCTTAAGTTTAAACAAACTCTTTGTATTTCGTACAATGATTTTCAAAATGAGCAACCATAATATTGTGAGTTATGTTAATTTATTTACTAGGTGGAAGGCTACCTCTAACATGGCACAAGGCGGACTACGTGGATATGCTGCCCATGACATCGATGCCACTAGGCCGGTCCCCTCCCTGGGCTACCCCGGACGCACTTACAAGTTCTTCAATGGCTCCGTCGCGTACCCCTTCGGCTATGGCTTGAGCTACACACGGTTCAATTACTCGTTGTCACCTGCAAAGCGATTTGTCGACCTCAAGGTGGAGAACCTCGACTACTGCCGCGACCTCAGCTACAGCCACAACACCAAGAGGCCGCCATGCCCCGCGATGTCCATCGACGACTTGAACTGCGGGCATGACATCGATTTCGTAGTCGAAGTGACGAACACTGGGCACAGGGACGGGAGCGACGTGGTCTTGGTGTACTCGAAGCCTCCCCATGGGATTTTGGGCACGCACATAAAGCAATTGATTGGGTTCAAGAGGGTCTTCATTCGCGAACAAAGTAGCCAAAAGGTTCATTTCAAGATCAACGTTTGTAAGGGCTTGGAAATAGTTGACTCCGCCGCGAATCACATCTTGCCATCTGGCGGTCACTCCATTGTGATTGGAGATGACGTGgtttcttttccatttcaagTCAACTTTAGTTGACATATGATCTAGTTTGGGGAATTATAAATGAACGTGAAAGTGGATTAGCTTCTTTGCTTGTGTGTTTGTTACAAATAATGGGGATGGTTTTCtaagatatattattatattagaaATAATAAGGATCCTTCTGCTGGTCCtccgtactttttttttttttttttctatatttgggTCCattatcttttatatatatatttttaaatcgATCATTTTACtaaaagtaaacaaaaatgttgaaaattagAGAGCCAACAGTCTCCGGTCAATATAATGTGCTTACGCTGGATGAAACATTTTCTAATGAACCACCGCTTGCGGTGGCCCAGTTGGATAAGGCTCTTTAATGAAACTAACGAAAGTGGAGGGGGTCGAATCCCGTTGGCCGCATGGGGTCTTAAGcgcgacgtcggggtggtgggtcctacGCTAGCGTCGCTCCAGGATTTACTCGCCATCTATCGGCTGTACGGGGTTCCCtaggtattaaaaaaaaaaaaacattttctaatgATTATTCAGATTTCGATATGAAACTAAAATTGGTCTAAGATTATAGTTTTCTTTCACTCTTTAATGACGTCATAATACGACCACGCCATAAAGTAGAATCTATTGTCCATGACAGTGAATTTGCAAATATATTATCCTTATAATTCATTTAATTACTCAGATCATGCACAACTAAGAGGCGAGAGGGCAAAAAGGGGCTGTTGTGCGTAAATATGTAGAAAAGGAATGAATAATGGATTTCTTAGTCATTTTATGTGATTCTCTTATTGAAGTGActcttttattgaaaaaaaaacttctcaaaaaattttccatttacatctgtttttaaggttttttttttttttttttggtatgaaAGTGTGGTGGGATTCATTCCGAATTTTTATTGGGACAAAAGCTTAGTTCCAAACATCAATATGCAAGGAAAATATACTGGCTAAATATACCATTTTCGAATGAACTTTTAGGTTTCAACACAACATTTGTGTGAAAGAAACCAAGGGGCAAATTTCCTTTCACATTTTAGTAAAATTCACATTTACAAATATCCCATAATTGCTAGGCATATATCCACCTTCTAAACATAATGAATATACAAAATAGTCACGATTTTTCTTACTTGAAGCACCAAAAAAGGCTAGTCATATAGAATTTGCATAAATAAATGAGTCGAAATTCAAAtgcttataaattttttaagaagaaTTGGGCGTTTGTAGTCACTGTGACATGTAATTTACCAAAAAGCATTTCTATGTGTTCCTAGAGTTATTTATGGACATAATGTCTTTCTTAGTGGTGTGTGTGTGATTTTTATTGTTGtgtttattttccatttttgaggAGTCATTTCTTTTGGTAATGTTAAGAACTTTGGATAAGAAGTACATGAGCTAtcatgttgtttttttttctgtaacTTTTCTGATATgacttttgatatttgaaatttcattttacttttccATTTGAATAGCTTTTAGTACttgtatttataatttttgttgttttatttggttttgaagATCCTTAATATTTATAGGTCTTGATTGGGCTTTCTGATATCTTTAAAGGTTATAAGACATATTAAGTTTATAACTGatatttaccaaaaattgaAGTCAATCTCAGTATTCTCGCTTAGCACCTGGGTCAGTTATCTTATTAGCAatgctaaaaagaaaattttcgtCAGTTATCTTATCAGCAatgctaaaaagaaaattttcttcttttgttaatatatttattttggggATTAGCTTATTAGGGGAGAGTTCTTCgaaatctaattttgaaaaggtttttatttcatttatttgaaaaccattttctttaagaaattcataTGAAGAAGCATCATTATTTGTTACAAAGCCATGATATCATTTAATTGGTATAGAATATTATCATTTATGGAGAGttcatttaatcttttattAACTCTACAATAGCTTGAGATATGTCCCTTTTTCCTACATGAGTAACATTTGATATCcttgtggaattttttttcccgAGTTATCACTCtgtggtttgttttgatgtttttgtcatatatatatatatatatatatatctattttTCTAAATAACATATTTTCTGAAAAGGGGCAGGAGGGCATTTTACACTTTTCCGGGGAGGGAGGGCCGCTGTCAGTTTCGAAGGTGCAcgcaaaacattttttgtcaAAGCGAGCGGGCCCCACCCCCACCACCCCACGTCCTGCCCCAAGTCACGCGTGCTCGATCCGACGGCCAGAACACCACCCGCTGGACCCGGAGAAAAAGCACTCCCGATGCCCCCGATCCGACGGCCCAGATTCCCCGCCTTTGACTTGGAATCGAACCCAAACCCCCCACCCcctcgaaaattaaaaaagaaaaaaagaaaacaacaaaagaaaattactaaTCCCCTGGTGTGCACTCTGTCTCCCTCCCTCCCACGCATCTCATcactttactctctctctctctaaccctcggatttctctctttcttctctttctctctcttctgcgcGGCCATCTCCTGCGAGATCTCCGAGATTTAGGTCTTCGATTTGCCTctggaaggaggaggaagaagaattcAAACCGCGGAGGTTCGTCCcccccttccttccttccttccttccttccttccttcgcCTCGCGAtctcgtcgtcgccgtcgtttcggttcgggtcgggtcgggtcgggtctctcgccctctcttcctttctcgGTTTGCTTTGCGGGATCCCCCCCGTTTCTTCCCGATCGGGCGCGGAATCGGAGGGACTCCGCCGCCTCCCCTTTTCGGCAGGCTCCGGCGTCGCGGTTCTTAGATCTCCGGCGGCCCTCGCGTTCGCCCGCGAGGGTCGGCCGGGGGAAGCGGCGCCGTGGGTTTGTGCCGTCGGTAGAAACTTGGGTTGTCGTCAAGTATGGATTTTGAGTTGTGTGGGTAGATGCTGATGAAGGGTTCGTTAGTGGGTCTGTGACTGATTGCAATTGGGTCTCTCTGTTTtgatttttcctctctctctctctctctctctaagtgtTGTCGTGCTTTGTATGTCCGTTGCGACGTGTCATTTTGTGTTTCCGTGTGGATTCAGATTGAAAGAAGCCAACCAACCATGCCGTGGATGTTCAGGAACTTCGTTCGCTTGGttgccttcttcttcatcctatAGTTTCGTTGAGTTGGTAAGTGCTTTATCTCTCGAGTTCCCGCAGCCTGTTTtccgggttttttttttaaagtttatttTGTCTTGTTCGTGAGAAGTTGTCGGTATTGAATGGGGAGTGGGAGTGTGGGATTGTTGAGAGGCAACTTCGTTCTGCGATTCGATGGTGTTCTGTCTGTGAAATTTTAGTTGCTGAAGGTCTTCAATTTTGCTGTGCTTTAAGTGATAAGGGGGTTGTTTTAGCCATTAAGAAGTAGGAAAAGCAGTAACGACTTTGTTCTTGTTAAATGCTTTCTCAAGTAGCAAGGAAATGACCATATATTCTGCTTAGCTTTGTGGTTTTCTCTTTGCAGGtagtttttcaaaattcagcaaCGCATTCATCCGGTTTTGCCATTTGGATTTTGTGGGAGAATTTGAGAATGTACATTGCAGTCACCATCAAGAGATATCGAGCAGTGAAGGAagttggcaaaattaaaatgagTGTTGGATTGATTGCCCATTACCAATTGATGCAAGTTTGTCAGGTGAAGTTCCCATTTTGATGTTTGCGTGGTCGAGAGCTTAATTTCTTACGAGATTGTTCTCCTGGTGTTTACCTTGAACCTACTGAATGCGCTTGCCCAAATGTAGCCATTTTGGTTACTGTTGAGTGGGTGTTGCTTTTCATTGCTAATGTTTACCACTTTGCTTTTTAGTATCTCAATTGAAATTGCGATTAAATTGAAATGCTATTCTCAAAAAGACAATTTTGAGTTAATTAAGGACATCTTTACTTACTGTGCCTAGTTGTGCTGTTGTAAATGATTAGAATCCACGCGAGCACTTTGTTATGATGATATTTGTGGCCTACTTGTGCACCAATATTTATCAGTTTCTGCAATCATCTTCTTGGCATGCAATTCAGTACTGTTTAGGTGAACTTCACTTTGGTCACTGAAACTTTGGCTATGGTACAACCCTAAACCTTTAAATGTTGCATTCACCTCCATGAACTTTTTAGTTTTGGCACTTTGCAGCTTCTTTTATGCTTCTACAACCATGAAATTTGTGGTTTCTAGCAATTTATATTGGAGACTTAAATAAATCCTTTAAGTGACTATCTCGTGGGACTCCACGTTTATTGAAGTCAATTTTATGATGAATGACACACTAAAAAGTTCATGGTAAAATGCCAGGTTTTGAAGTTAATGGTTTAGGGTGCAAACTCAGACCACCCCAAAGTTCAGGGATAAAGTGAAATTTCCCCTTTGCATTTCCTATATGTTGATAGGTGCAGTTGCATGTGATCAATCCATGCATCGCCAATATGCCTTCCTTCGATCCCCCAACTTGTCTCTATCATGTCAATAGTGCATTAGATgttaaaaatggaataaaagCTAACTGCCTTTTCTTTGATATATGCTTGATTATCTGGTTTCCTTTTATTGGATCATGCGCCATTTGTCTATATACTGGCTATATGTTCTTACTGCATTTTCTATGCATATTTGCCTTAACCTGATTGTCTTATTTGAAGACAAAATATTGTAGCCTAAATCCCATGTTTCTATGTCATGCAACAGGCTGAATACTTTCGTCA
This region includes:
- the LOC104442542 gene encoding LOW QUALITY PROTEIN: probable beta-D-xylosidase 5 (The sequence of the model RefSeq protein was modified relative to this genomic sequence to represent the inferred CDS: inserted 1 base in 1 codon); translated protein: MPQFTAITFIFLTLCTATIAKPAKFKLDHSSLSSSSSSSSSSSTKNYTYVCDASRYASLGLNMSAFSFCDASLTYEERAKDLAKRMVLHEKVRQLGNGAYGVPRLGLPKYEWWSEALHGVSNVGPGTFFDDVVPGATSFPTVILTAAAFNESLWKSIGQAVSTEARAMYNLGRAGLTFWSPTINVVRDPRWGRALETPGEDPFVVGRYAVDYVRGLQDVEGADHHRTADPNQRPLKVSSCCKHYAAYDVENWLGVDRYHFDARVRQQDMEETFLRPFEMCVKEGDVSSVMCSFNRVDGIPTCADPNLLKDTIRGEWDLHGYIVADCDSIQVMVDDHKFLNDTNEDAVARTLKAGLDLDCGVYYTNFTPGAVAAGKVREREIDTSLKYLYVVLMRLGFFDGSPEFKSLGKDDICTKANLQLAARAAKEGIVLLKNNWTLPLSPHQARNIAVVGPHANATEAMIGNYAGVPCRFTAPIDGFSRYGVVTYKAGCADIACKNESFIFPAMKAAKRADATVILAGLDLSVEAEALDRTDLVLPGYQPQLINQVAEVAKGPVVLVILSAGGVDISFAKENPNIGGILWAGYPGEEGGRAIADVVFGHYNPGGRLPLTWHKADYVDMLPMTSMXTRPVPSLGYPGRTYKFFNGSVAYPFGYGLSYTRFNYSLSPAKRFVDLKVENLDYCRDLSYSHNTKRPPCPAMSIDDLNCGHDIDFVVEVTNTGHRDGSDVVLVYSKPPHGILGTHIKQLIGFKRVFIREQSSQKVHFKINVCKGLEIVDSAANHILPSGGHSIVIGDDVVSFPFQVNFS